One region of Chaetodon auriga isolate fChaAug3 chromosome 5, fChaAug3.hap1, whole genome shotgun sequence genomic DNA includes:
- the notch1b gene encoding neurogenic locus notch homolog protein 1b isoform X2 yields MHMFFAKLTFLLSLIALTRGLRCSMPTELCLKQGTCEPSPDGNGECKCRDGYVGSSCQFRDPCSTSPCMNGGVCHAESRGNTVDFRCTCKLGYTDRRCLTPINNVCISSPCHNGGTCELEGLQTYKCHCPPGWSGKLCQQADPCASNPCANGGQCSAFESHYICTCTPFFSGKTCKQDVNECDANPSPCKNTGVCINDVGGYRCKCPLEYTGKHCEIRYLPCNPSPCQNGGTCIQKGETSYECSCVPGFTGKNCNHNIDDCPGHECQNGGTCVDGVNTYNCQCKPEFTGQLCTEDVDECQLMPNACQNGGTCHNTYGSYQCVCVNGWTGDDCSENIDDCASAACHHGSTCHDRVASFYCECPHGRTGLLCQLDDACISNPCQKGSNCDTNPVSGNHFCTCPSGYIGASCDQDVDECSLGSNPCEHAGKCINTKGSFQCKCQRGYVGPRCELDINECVSNPCMNEATCLDQIGDFHCICMPGYEGEFCEIDTDECANSPCLNNGKCIDKINAFHCQCPTGFTGNLCRIDIDECASTPCKNGAKCTDGPNKYTCECTEGYSGRHCETDINECYSDPCHYGTCIDGLASFSCHCNPGYTGRLCETNINECLSQPCRNGGTCQDRENAYICSCPKGTTGINCEINIDDCKSNPCDSGTCIDKINGYECACEPGYTGTMCNINIDECAINPCHNGGTCIDGINSFTCVCPEGYHDATCFSQVNECLSNPCIHGHCEDKINGYKCLCDSGWSGKNCDINNNECESNPCMNGGTCKDMTSGYVCTCRMGFTGPNCQTNINECASNPCLNQGTCIDDVAGYKCNCILPYTGENCETLMAPCSSKPCMHGGVCHESEDYESFSCVCPEGWQGRTCALDIKECVKNPCRNGATCQNTLGSYRCGCKPGFTGRNCETNIDDCKPNPCSNGGLCKDEVHGFLCTCRPGFRGTKCEEDINECESNPCKNGANCTDCVNSYFCTCPPGFSGIHCENNTPDCTESSCFNGGTCVDGINTFTCLCPPGFTGSYCQHDINECDSKPCLNGGTCQDSYGTYKCTCPHGYTGLNCQNLVRWCDSSPCKNGGTCWQRGTTYTCECETGWTGLYCDVPSVSCEVAAKQRGVDVAYLCRNSGQCLDAGNVHYCHCQVGYTGSYCEEQVDECTPNPCQNGATCTNFLGGYTCKCMPGYVGTNCSDEINECFSQPCQNGGTCIDLINTYKCSCPRGTQGVHCEINIDDCNPFTDPVTKEPKCFNKGKCVDRVGGYHCICPAGYVGERCEGDVNECLSNPCDPRGTHSCIQLTNNYRCECRTGYTGQRCDTVFDGCKGKPCRNGGTCAVASNTPHGFICKCPPGFTGSTCEYDAQACGSLQCRNGGTCISGHKNSRCLCTPSFTGPECQYPTDSPCNSNPCYNGGTCEYTSEAPFYHCVCPTNFNGLRCHILDYSFHGGFGHDILPPPEVEVTCDIPQCEEAKHNKFCDVLCNNHACGWDNGDCSLNFNDPWKNCSASLQCWRYFNDGKCDSQCDNAGCLYDGFDCQNLEGQCNPLYDQYCKDHYADGHCDQGCNNAECEWDGLDCANNMPEKLAVGQLVLVVHITPEQLLNNSFGFLRELSRVLRTNVIFRKDAKGEMMVYPYYGNEHELKKYNVKRSVDTWSEVPGKLLNVVKRSLYDVAGESRRMRRELDHLQIKGSVVHLEVDNRQCFQQSTECFQSTNDAAAFLGALASSGKLDVPYTIEAVFSGVDPKPSHDLYPIYLVLGGVGILAFLGVGMVAARKRRHEHGRLWLPEGFKTTETSKKKRREPVGEDSVGLKPLKNTSDISLMDVTQNDWEEDEPSDAKRFKFDEQAVLEAGDQTDHRQWTQQHLDAADLRIPSIAPTPPQGEIENDCMDVNVRGPDGFTPLMIASCSGGGLETGNSEEEEDASANVINDFIYQGANLHNQTDRTGETALHLAARYARSDAAKRLLEASADANIQDNMGRTPLHAAVAADAQGVFQILIRNRATDLDARMHDGTTPLILAARLAVEGMVEELINCHADVNAIDDFGKSALHWAAAVNNVEAAVVLLKNGANKDMQNNKEETPLFLAAREGSYETAKVLLDHFANREITDHMDRLPRDIAQERMHHDIVRLMDEYNLVRSPHMHGGSLSTTLSPPLCSPNGYLGGMKQPQPQGQGQGKKARKPSAKGIGCKEGKDMKVKKKNSQDGKSGNLLDSSAVLSPVDSLESPHGYVSDVASPPMMTSPFQQSPSVSLNHLQGMSDAHLAVNHMVMPNKQELARMQFDPLPPRLTHLPVSGSSGQGAMNGQCDWLSRMHGNMSQPGQFNPMRGAPGGQGGLHQGGQHGLMTSLHNGHPTTSLSQMMNYQGIQSTRMGPQPHIMQQQAQQMQQMQNLQQLQQQQQQQQSIQLQHQNSNTTNSQNFISGELSSPELQQGTGNSSMPIHTILPQETQIMTSSINQSMPSTQFLTPPSQHSYSGPMDNTPSHQVQVPDHPFLTPSPGSPDQWSSSSPHSNMSDWSEGISSPPTSMQSQIGHIPEQFK; encoded by the exons GTGCCGGGACGGATACGTAGGAAGCAGTTGCCAGTTTCGTGACCCATGCAGCACCTCGCCATGCATGAATGGTGGCGTGTGCCACGCCGAGTCCAGGGGGAATACAGTGGACTTCCGCTGCACCTGCAAACTGGGCTACACTGACCGCCGCTGCCTGACGCCCATCAACAATGTCTGCATCAGCTCGCCGTGTCATAATGGAGGCACCTGTGAGCTTGAGGGTCTCCAGACGTACAAGTGCCACTGCCCACCTGGATGGTCAG GTAAACTGTGCCAACAAGCCGACCCCTGTGCTTCAAACCCGTGCGCTAACGGTGGCCAGTGCTCTGCTTTTGAGTCCCACTACATCTGCACATGCACTCCCTTCTTTTCTGGAAAGACCTGCAAACAGGACGTCAACGAGTGTGATGCCAACCCGTCGCCCTGCAAGAATACCGGGGTGTGCATCAATGATGTTGGCGGCTACCGATGCAAATGCCCGCTGGAGTACACGGGGAAGCACTGCGAGATCCGGTACCTGCCCTGCAACCCGTCGCCCTGCCAGAATGGAGGCACCTGCATCCAGAAGGGAGAGACCAGCTACGAATGCTCCTGTGTTCCAG GTTTTACAGGAAAAAACTGCAACCACAACATCGATGACTGTCCAGGTCACGAGTGTCAGAATGGAGGGACATGTGTAGATGGAGTCAACACCTACAACTGTCAGTGTAAACCAGAATTTACAG GTCAGCTCTGCACAGAGGACGTTGATGAATGCCAGCTTATGCCCAACGCTTGCCAAAATGGCGGCACGTGCCACAACACCTACGGCAgctaccagtgtgtgtgtgtgaacggcTGGACTGGGGACGACTGCAGTGAGAACATCGATGACTGTGCCAGTGCAGCATGCCACCACGGGTCCACTTGTCATGACCGCGTAGCTTCTTTCTACTGCGAATGCCCCCATGGCCGCACAG GACTGCTGTGCCAGCTGGACGACGCCTGCATCAGCAACCCTTGTCAGAAAGGCTCCAACTGTGACACCAACCCTGTCAGCGGAAATCACTTCTGTACCTGCCCTTCAGGATACATCGGAGCTTCCTGCGATCAGGATGTTGACGAGTGCTCATTGG GTTCCAACCCATGTGAGCATGCAGGGAAGTGTATAAACACCAAGGGCTCGTTCCAGTGTAAGTGTCAGCGGGGTTACGTGGGGCCGCGCTGTGAGCTGGACATCAACGAGTGCGTGTCTAACCCGTGTATGAATGAGGCCACTTGCCTGGACCAAATAGGAGACTTCCACTGTATCTGCATGCCAG GTTACGAGGGGGAGTTCTGCGAGATCGATACGGACGAGTGCGCCAACAGCCCCTGCCTGAACAACGGCAAGTGTATCGACAAGATCAACGCCTTCCACTGCCAGTGCCCCACAG GCTTCACTGGAAACCTTTGCCGGATAGACATCGACGAGTGTGCCAGCACGCCGTGTAAAAATGGCGCCAAGTGCACAGACGGACCCAACAAGTACACCTGCGAGTGCACTGAAG GTTACTCTGGGAGGCACTGTGAGACAGACATCAATGAGTGTTACTCAGACCCGTGCCACTACGGCACCTGCATCGACGGTCTGGCCTCCTTCAGCTGCCACTGCAACCCTGGTTACACTGGCCGGCTGTGTGAGACCAACATCAATGAGTGTCTGAGCCAGCCGTGCAGGAATGGAGGCACCTGCCAGGACCGCGAGAACGCCTACATCTGCAGCTGCCCCAAGGGCACCACAG GAATCAACTGTGAAATCAACATTGATGACTGCAAGAGCAATCCCTGTGACTCTGGGACCTGCATCGACAAGATCAATGGCTATGAGTGTGCCTGTGAACCCGGCTACACGG GTACCATGTGTAACATCAATATCGACGAGTGTGCCATCAACCCCTGCCACAATGGCGGCACGTGCATTGATGGCATCAACAGCTTCACCTGCGTGTGTCCAGAAGGTTACCATGACGCCACCTGCTTCTCCCAGGTCAATGAGTGCCTCAGCAACCCCTGCATCCATGGTCACTGTGAAGACAAGATCAATGG CTATAAATGCCTGTGTGACTCTGGCTGGAGCGGTAAAAACTGTGACATCAACAACAATGAGTGTGAATCCAACCCCTGTATGAATGGAGGCACCTGCAAGGACATGACCAGCGGATATGTTTGCACCTGTCGCATGGGCTTCACtg GCCCAAACTGTCAGACCAACATCAATGAATGTGCCTCCAACCCCTGCCTCAACCAGGGGACGTGCATTGACGACGTCGCAGGCTACAAGTGCAACTGTATCCTGCCTTACACGG GAGAAAACTGTGAAACCTTGATGGCCCCCTGTAGCTCCAAACCCTGCATGCATGGAGGAGTGTGTCACGAGTCAGAGGACTATGAGAGCTTCTCCTGTGTCTGCCCTGAAGGATGGCAAG GCCGAACATGTGCGCTGGACATCAAAGAGTGCGTGAAGAATCCCTGCCGCAACGGAGCAACCTGCCAGAACACTTTGGGCAGTTACCGCTGTGGCTGCAAACCGGGCTTCACAGGACGCAACTGTGAAACGAACATTGACGACTGCAAGCCGA ACCCCTGCAGCAATGGAGGCCTCTGTAAGGACGAGGTGCATGGCTTCCTTTGTACCTGCCGGCCAGGCTTTCGGGGCACAAAATGCGAGGAGGACATCAACGAGTGTGAGAGCAACCCGTGCAAGAACGGAGCCAACTGCACTGACTGTGTCAACAGCTACTTCTGTACCTGCCCTCCCGGCTTCAGTGGAATCCACTGTGAAAATAACACTCCTGACTGCACTGAGAG ctcctgcttcAATGGCGGAACCTGTGTGGACGGCATCAACACCTTCACGTGTTTATGTCCGCCGGGCTTCACTGGGAGCTACTGCCAGCATGACATCAACGAGTGTGACTCCAAACCCTGTCTGAATGGCGGCACCTGCCAGGACAGCTATGGCACCTACAAATGCACCTGCCCACATGGATACACTGGCCTCAACTGTCAG AACTTGGTTCGTTGGTGTGACTCCTCGCCCTGTAAGAACGGGGGAACTTGCTGGCAGAGGGGAACCACCTACACCTGTGAGTGTGAGACCGGCTGGACGGGACTTTACTGTGACGTCCCAAGTGTCTCCTGTGAGGTGGCAGCCAAACAGAGAG GAGTCGATGTTGCCTATCTGTGTCGTAACTCGGGTCAGTGTCTGGACGCAGGAAACGTTCACTACTGCCACTGCCAGGTCGGCTACACTGGAAGTTACTGTGAAGAGCAGGTGGACGAATGCACACCAAACCCCTGCCAGAACGGAGCCACCTGTACCAACTTTTTAGGTGGATACACCTGCAAG TGCATGCCAGGATACGTGGGGACCAACTGCTCTGACGAGATCAATGAATGCTTCTCCCAGCCGTGCCAGAACGGGGGCACCTGCATTGACCTGATCAATACCTACAAATGCTCCTGTCCCCGGGGAACCCAAG GTGTGCACTGTGAGATCAACATCGACGACTGCAACCCCTTCACCGACCCGGTGACCAAAGAGCCCAAGTGTTTCAATAAAGGCAAGTGTGTGGATCGAGTCGGAGGCTACCACTGCATCTGCCCCGCAGGGTACGTGGGGGAGCGCTGCGAGGGAGACGTCAATGAGTGTCTGTCCAACCCCTGTGACCCGCGGGGCACGCACAGCTGCATCCAGCTCACCAACAACTACCGCTGCGAGTGTCGCACAGGATACACAG GTCAACGCTGTGACACAGTGTTTGATGGATGTAAAGGAAAGCCATGTCGCAACGGAGGGACCTGTGCTGTCGCCAGTAACACCCCGCATGGCTTCATCTGCAAATGCCCTCCT GGCTTCACCGGCTCCACGTGTGAATATGACGCCCAGGCCTGCGGCAGCCTCCAATGCCGCAATGGAGGCACCTGCATCTCCGGCCACAAGAATTCCAGGTGTCTGTGCACACCGTCCTTCACTGGGCCCGAGTGCCAGTATCCCACTGACAGCCCCTGTAATTCCAACCCCTGCTACAATGGCGGCACATGTGAATACACGTCCGAGGCGCCATTCTACCACTGCGTCTGCCCCACAAACTTCAACGGTCTCCGATGCCACATCCTGGATTACAGCTTCCATGGAGGGTTCGGCCACGACATCCTGCCACCACCAGAGGTGGAGGTCACCTGCGACATCCCACAGTGTGAGGAAGCTAAGCACAACAAGTTCTGCGACGTGCTCTGTAACAACCACGCGTGCGGCTGGGACAACGGCGACTGCTCGCTCAACTTCAACGACCCGTGGAAGAACTGCTCCGCCTCGCTGCAGTGCTGGCGATACTTCAACGATGGGAAGTGCGATTCGCAGTGTGACAACGCTGGATGTCTCTACGATGGGTTTGACTGCCAGAATCTGGAGGGACAGTGCAA tcctctgtatgaccAGTACTGCAAGGACCACTACGCTGACGGCCACTGCGATCAGGGCTGCAACAATGCTGAGTGCGAGTGGGATGGCTTGGACTGTGCCAATAACATGCCCGAGAAGCTCGCCGTGGGCCAGTTGGTCCTGGTGGTCCACATCACCCCCGAGCAGCTCCTCAACAACTCCTTCGGCTTCCTGCGCGAGCTGAGCCGCGTCCTCCGCACCAACGTGATATTCAGGAAGGACGCCAAAGGCGAGATGATGGTGTACCCGTACTACGGGAACGAACACGAGCTGAAGAAGTACAACGTCAAGCGCTCGGTGGATACGTGGTCAGAGGTTCCCGGCAAGCTGCTGAACGTGGTGAAGAGGAGCCTGTATGATGTtgcaggagagagcaggagaatgAGGAGGGAGCTGGATCACTTGCAGATCAAAGG TTCAGTTGTCCACTTGGAGGTGGACAACCGTCAGTGCTTCCAGCAGTCCACTGAGTGCTTCCAGAGCACCAATGATGCCGCAGCTTTCCTCGGGGCTCTGGCCTCCAGTGGCAAACTGGATGTTCCCTACACCATTGAAGCTGTTTTTA GTGGTGTGGACCCCAAGCCTTCTCACGACCTCTACCCAATCTACCTGGTCCTGGGTGGCGTAGGGATACTGGCCTTCCTCGGAGTCGGAATGGTGGCAGCCCGAAAGCGTCGCCATGAGCACGGGCGCCTTTGGCTCCCTGAGGGCTTCAAGACCACAGAGACCAGCAAGAAGAAGAGACGTGAGCCTGTCGGAGAGGATTCGGTGGGATTAAA GCCACTGAAAAACACCTCAGACATTTCACTCATGGATGTCACCCAGAATGATTGGGAAGAGGACGAACCATCGGATGCAAAACGCTTCAAG TTTGACGAGCAGGCTGTACTGGAGGCGGGCGATCAGACGGACCACCGCCAGTGGACGCAGCAACACCTGGACGCCGCTGACCTGCGCATCCCCTCCATTGCTCCCACTCCCCCTCAGGGCGAGATTGAAAATGACTGCATGGATGTCAACGTCCGAGGACCAG ATGGATTTACACCGCTCATGATTGCATCCTGCAGTGGGGGAGGTTTGGAGACGGGcaacagtgaagaagaggaggatgccTCTGCCAACGTGATCAACGACTTCATCTACCAGGGCGCTAACCTTCACAATCAGACTGACCGCACAGGTGAAACTGCTCTTCACCTGGCTGCCCGCTACGCTCGTTCTGATGCTGCCAAACGTCTGCTGGAGGCCAGTGCCGATGCCAACATCCAGGACAACATGGGCAGGACGCCTCTGCATGCCGCTGTGGCAGCTGATGCCCAGGGGGTGTTCCAG ATTCTGATCAGGAACCGTGCCACAGACTTGGATGCCCGCATGCATGATGGCACTACACCTCTGATCTTGGCTGCCAGGCTGGCAGTGGAGGGCATGGTGGAGGAGCTCATTAACTGTCACGCTGACGTCAATGCAATCGATGATTTCG gTAAATCAGCTTTACATTGGGCTGCAGCAGTAAATAACGTGGAGGCTGCTGTTGTGCTTCTCAAGAACGGTGCCAACAAGGACATGCAAAACAACAAG GAGGAAACCCCTCTTTTCTTGGCTGCCAGGGAAGGAAGCTACGAGACTGCCAAGGTCTTACTGGACCACTTCGCTAACAGAGAAATTACTGACCACATGGACCGGCTACCCAGAGACATTGCACAGGAGAGAATGCATCATGATATTGTGCGGCTGATGGACGAATACAACCTCGTACGGAGTCCTCACATGCATGGAGGGTCACTCAGCACCACATtgtcacctcctctctgctcgcCCAATGGCTACCTGGGCGGCATGAAGCAGCCCCAGCCTCAAGGTCAAGGTCAGGGCAAAAAGGCACGCAAGCCCAGTGCCAAGGGCATCGGCTGCAAGGAGGGCAAAGACatgaaggtgaagaagaagaattcacAGGATGGGAAGTCTGGAAACCTCCTGGACAGCTCAGCTGTTCTGTCCCCAGTTGACTCTTTGGAGTCTCCACATGGCTATGTCTCTGATGTGGCGTCACCACCCATGATGACCTCACCTTTCCAGCAGTCGCCATCCGTATCCCTGAACCATCTACAGGGTATGTCTGATGCACACCTGGCTGTGAACCACATGGTGATGCCAAACAAGCAGGAGCTGGCTCGAATGCAGTTTGACCCGCTGCCTCCCCGTCTTACCCATCTGCCCGTGTCTGGTTCCAGTGGTCAGGGCGCCATGAACGGCCAGTGTGATTGGCTGTCCAGGATGCATGGCAACATGAGCCAGCCAGGCCAGTTCAATCCCATGAGAGGAGCTCCCGGTGGTCAGGGAGGTCTGCACCAGGGAGGGCAACACGGGTTGATGACCTCCCTCCACAACGGCCACCCCACCACCAGCCTGTCTCAGATGATGAATTACCAGGGGATCCAGAGCACCAGAATGGGTCCACAGCCCCACATTATGCAGCAGCAGGCTCAGCAGATGCAACAGATGCAGAActtgcagcagctccaacagcagcaacagcaacaacagagcaTCCAGCTGCAGCACCAGAACTCAAACACGACCAACAGCCAGAACTTCATCAGTGGGGAGCTCAGTTCCCCGGAGCTCCAGCAGGGCACAGGCAACTCCAGCATGCCCATCCACACCATCCTGCCACAGGAGACCCAGATTATGACCTCCTCCATCAATCAGTCTATGCCCAGCACTCAGTTCCTCACCCCACCCTCCCAGCACAGCTATTCAGGCCCCATGGACAACACCCCAAGCCATCAGGTCCAGGTGCCTGACCATCCCTTTCTGACCCCCTCACCCGGCTCGCCCGATCAGTGGTCAAGCTCATCTCCTCATTCCAACATGTCCGACTGGTCAGAGGGCATTTCAAGTCCACCGACGAGCATGCAGTCTCAGATTGGACACATACCTGAACAGTTCAAATGA